A genomic segment from Lignipirellula cremea encodes:
- the panD gene encoding aspartate 1-decarboxylase, with product MKRTLLYSKIHRATVTDADLAYDGSITIDRNLLAAADIREFESVDIYNLRNGARLRTYTMAGPAGQGEICINGAAAHLVGPGDLVIICCYAELEEAEIPAHVPRVVLVDENNVPREH from the coding sequence ATGAAACGAACCCTGCTTTATTCAAAGATACATCGAGCGACTGTGACAGACGCAGATCTGGCGTACGACGGTAGTATCACGATCGATCGCAACCTGCTGGCGGCGGCGGATATCAGGGAGTTTGAGTCGGTCGATATTTACAACTTGCGCAACGGCGCGCGGCTGCGGACCTATACAATGGCCGGCCCAGCGGGCCAGGGAGAGATCTGCATCAACGGGGCCGCAGCGCACCTGGTGGGGCCCGGCGACCTCGTTATCATTTGTTGTTACGCAGAGCTGGAAGAGGCCGAGATTCCCGCCCATGTTCCCCGGGTGGTGCTGGTGGACGAGAACAATGTCCCCCGCGAACATTAG